The DNA sequence TCGCGACGGTGCAGGAGTTCATCGCGACCGCGGGGCCGGTGGGCTCGCAACAGATCGCGATGCGCTATCCGCTGGGCGTGCGCGCCGCGATGGCGCGCAACCTGATGGCCGAACTGGAGAGTGCGGGATATCTTCGCCAGCCCCACACCTCAGCCGGCCGCGTCCCGACCGACCGCGCGTTTCGCCACTATGTGGACCATGTGATGGCGGTGCGGCACCTCGGGTTCCAGGACCGCGCGCAAATCGAACTGTGCTATTCGGCCGGGCCGCGAGAGCTTGGCGAGGTGATGCGCGAAACCTCGCGCCTGCTCGCGCTCTTGACCGGGCAGGCGGCGATGGTGATGGCGCCGCGGCTCGAGCTGATCAAGCTCGAGCGCGTGAGCTTCATCCATCTGCGCGAGCGCGAAGTGCTGGGGATTTTCGTCGCCGCCGCCGGCGGCGCGCATCAGCGGCTCGTGCAGACCGCGACCGACCACGGCCAGGAGGAGCTCGACCGCATGGCGCGCTACCTCAACCAGGCGCTCCACGGGCGCACGCTGGAGGAGGCGCGCGAGTGGATCGAGGAGCGCCAGCGCGAGGATCGCGCCCGCTACGATCGCTTCATGCGCGCGGCGCTCGCGCTCGGCGGCGCGCTGGCCGAACGGGCCGGTACCTCTGAGGTTTACGTCGAGGGCAGCGCAAAGGTGGCCGACCAGCCCGAGTTCGCCGACCACAACCGACTGCGCGAACTGCTTCATGCGCTCGAGGACCGCAGCGCGCTGCTCGACCTGCTCGAGCACAGCGTGGCCCGCAACGAACTCACCGTGTCGATCGGATCGGAGAACGTCGACGCGCGCCTGGCGAGCCTGAGCGTGGTCGCCGCCTCCTATCAGAGCGGTGCGATGCCGCTTGGGAGCGTCGCGGTCGTCGGCCCGGTGCGGATGGATTACGAGCGGGTCATCCCGCTGGTCGATTACACCGCGCGTACGCTCTCGCGCCTGCTCGAACACTGAGCGCGCCGCCACATCCGCACGCGCCAGCCCCCTGACGCGCCTGGATCGTCAGCGGCTTCCAGAATGTGTCAGGAAGAGGAAGCATGAAGAAAATAATAGTCGTGGTCGCAGTCGTGGGCCTGCTCGGCTATTTCAGCTTCGGAGTGTTCGTGCGGGCCTATCGTCAGCACCAATGTAACAAGTACGCCGACGCCGTGAAGGGATTTGCGCGGGACCGGGATACCGGCGTTTCCGCGGATGCGATGCGCGCGAAGCTGAAGGCGCTGACGCCGCAAAACGATCCCGCCGTCCAAAACATGGTGGAGAGCACGGTCACCGGAATTTACGGCCATCCGGAGCTGTCGCCGGACCAGTGCGCCGCCGTCGCACTCGACGCCTGCATGAACCTCAACCCCCACCAGGAAGAATAGCGGGAAGACGGCGCACCGCGCCGTGCCGCCATGCGGCTCGTTTCGCACGAGCCGCCCGGCGCGGATGCGAAAATCGGGGTTTGAGAAGGCCGGAGCCCGCGCTATTTGACGTAGATCACGCCGAACTGGTTGTCGGTCACGCGGCCTGCGTCGTCCATCGTGAAGTTCGACGTGATATAGCCGCTGGCACCGGCGAACTGTCCCTCGCCGCCGTCGACCCGCCACATCACGGCGCCCGACTTGACCTTCGGCTCCGGGCTGTCGCCGAGATGCCCCTGTCCGACCGTGCTGAAGCGCAGGCGATGATTCCCGTCGCCGAAGCGGATGGTGCCCGACTCGACGAACGACGTCTCGCCGGTAATCGTCACTTCGGATTCGAACGAGGCCTTGCCGCTACCGGCCGGCTGCAGGCTGCCCTGCACGCCCTCGGCGCCGACAGTCGTGCTTAACGTGCAGCTGGTAGAACTCGTCGCGGCCTTGAGAACATTCGGCGACGGCCCCGGCCCGCCCTGCCCCTTGAACTGCATGGCATAGATGATCTGCTTCATCGTTCGTTCTCCTCGAGGTGATTTGCTCCGCGCCTTTGGGCTGAATAACTGCAATCGAGGCGAAAAGGCAAATTAAATCGGCCGCGCCTCGAGGAACGTGCGGCAGGCAGCCGTTGCTAATCTTTACCTGATCTTCGATGCCACATTCGGATTATGCCTTCGGATCCTCAAATCGACCGGTAATTGCCGCTTGGTTTAGTTTTTGCCCAACACTATCAGGGACATGGCTATGGAAACCGCTTTCTTTCTCTTACGAGAGCTTTAAGCGGCAATGTCCTCAGAGGGCAGGGGGGACCCGATGAAACGACGCATTGACGTTGCGGCCCTTCGGCGGATTGTGGACCGCGACGGTGTTCGAGGTGCCGGGACGAGTGCCGCCGTCGGCAAAACCGTTGTGCGACGACGCGTCCTTGGCCGCGGTGGTTATCTGCGAGCTGCCGCCGCCGATGGCAATTTCATCGGCACCTGCGACCGCCCCCGCATCCGCCGCGCTCTGCATCAGCCGCCGCGTGGTCCACAAGTTCCCTACATCCACGGCCACGGCCGCGATTCCGACCAGCATGGCAATGGCGATGCTGATCAGGAGAAAAGTCTGTCCGGGATGCCTGTGTCGTATCCGCTGTAGTACGTCGGGCCGTATGCGGCGAATTCCAATGCGGTCCAGGTGGACGTCTCGGAGAACCAGCCGACCTATTTTATGAGGGTATTCGGATGGCACTCTGTCCCTGTATCTACCACTGCCACCGCTGTGACGCTGGGGTCGGGCTCGTGCATCTACGCGCTCGATCCATCCGCTTCGGGGGCGATAGACGTCGGCGGCAGCGCGAGCGTCAGTTCGGGCTGCGGTCTGTATGACAACTCGACCAGCGGTTCAGCCCTTATCGTGAGCGGCGGCGGGACGATCACCGCTCCGCTGGTGGGCGTGGCCGGAGGAACGACCGTGAACGGTGGTGGCAGTACGCCTCCGACGACGGGGATTGCCCAGTTCGGCGATCCGCTCGCCTACATCGCGGAGCCGACTGTCCCGAGCGGTGCGTGTTCGAGCTACCACACCCAGAATATCAGCGGGCCAATTACCGCTCCGCAAACGTACTGCGGAGGCATCCATATCAACGCCGGCAACACGGTCACTTTTAGTTCCGGCCTGTACATCATCGACGGCGGCGGAATCACGATCGACGGCGGCGCCACGGTCAGCGGGTCGAACGTGACCTTTTATCTGACAGGGGGCAACGGCAACGGCAACAATGCGTCAAACTATTCCGGCGTCACAATCAACAGCACCGCAACCGTCAACCTGAGCGCGCCGTGCACCGCGTCGGGCGGCGACATCGCGGGGATGCTCTTCTTCCAGGACCGCTCGATCACGAACGGTCACGGAAGTTCGATCAACGGCAGCGCGAGTTCGACCTTCAGCGGCGCGATCTATTTTCCGACTACTCCACTCGCCTATGCGGGGAGCACCGGCGCCAACATGTTCACGCTGCTGGTCTCCGACACGCTGAGCTTCCTCGGCAATTCCACCGTGGGCAACAACTTCAGCTGTCTCGCCAACGGATCACTGGTCAAGGACGCAGCTCTGGTTCAATAGAGGAGGAAAATACGGTGACTAGATGGCGGAAATTTTCCACAGGACAAGGCGCGACCGAACTGGCCCTGGCACTGCCGTTAGTCGTGGTCCTGCTGTTTGTCGTCTGTCAGTTTGCCCGTGTGTTTTACGTGGCGATGGGCGTCGCCAGCGCGGCGCGCGCCGGCGTACAGTACGGGGCGCAGAGCTATGTGAAAGCCATCGATACCACCGGGATGAACACGGCGGCGACCAGCGACGGCAAGAATATACCGGGGCTGACGGCCTCCTCGACTCATTTCTGCATGTGCGACGGCAATCAGTGCAGTCCCATGCAGAGCACTCCTTGCGTCGTTTCCTGCAGCGCGCCGCCCTCCACTTGCACCGAGCCCAAGGTCTTCGTGAAGGTGACCACCAGCGCAACCTTCCAGACGGGGATTAGCTGGGGTCTTCCGAGCACCATCCCGTTGAGCTCGATCGCGGTGCTCCAGGCACAGAAGGGGACGTCATGAAATCGCGCGCCCGAATCGATCCGCGAGGCCGCCTGCGCGGGTGGTTGCGCGGACAGACCTATGCGGAGTTCATGATGGTCGTGCTGCCGACGATATCGCTCATTTTCGGCATCTTCAGCTTCGCCATGATCATCTACACCTACAGCTTCCTCTCCAATGCCGCTCGCGACGCCGTCCGCTATGCGATCGTGCACGGCTCGAAGAGCTCATCGCCGGCAACCGGCGACACGATCCAGACCTACGTGCGCAACGAGGCAAAGGGCATCAATCCCAGCGCGATTTCGGTTACTTCCTGCTGGAATCCTCAAGCGCCGCCCAACCAGTGCCCAGGCGCGACCGGAAACAATTCGCCGGGTAAAGTCGTTAGCGTCAGCGTCTCGTACAGCTATCATCCGTTCTACCCCTTCAGCGCCGTGACCCTGCCGTTGACGAGTTCGGCGCAGATGGTCATCGACTACTGGTCGGCAGCTGACCGGCATCGCTCTTTTGCGCCCCCGCACGCGTCGTCGCTTGCGGGGGCTTTTCTTTTCGCGCGATTTTCTGCGACAAACTTGATGCTAGAGGCGCCGCTTTCGTCAGTTCGCGAGGCACGAGACAGGGGCGACAGGGCTCTCGATTCATCCAGGAGATAACCGAATCATGGCGGAATATATCGAGGTAGAGCAGGCGCGGCCGATGAGCGGGCTCAGGGTTGTGCTGACGCCCGGGGTGCCGGGTCCCTGGAGCGAGGCGGCCAAGGGCATCCTGTTCGTCAAGAAACTC is a window from the Candidatus Binataceae bacterium genome containing:
- the hrcA gene encoding heat-inducible transcriptional repressor HrcA — its product is MHEPKSSQSIGCRSVRVDEGPLEEGIRRRVVDGMETPASQGELSQRQHAVLLATVQEFIATAGPVGSQQIAMRYPLGVRAAMARNLMAELESAGYLRQPHTSAGRVPTDRAFRHYVDHVMAVRHLGFQDRAQIELCYSAGPRELGEVMRETSRLLALLTGQAAMVMAPRLELIKLERVSFIHLREREVLGIFVAAAGGAHQRLVQTATDHGQEELDRMARYLNQALHGRTLEEAREWIEERQREDRARYDRFMRAALALGGALAERAGTSEVYVEGSAKVADQPEFADHNRLRELLHALEDRSALLDLLEHSVARNELTVSIGSENVDARLASLSVVAASYQSGAMPLGSVAVVGPVRMDYERVIPLVDYTARTLSRLLEH
- a CDS encoding pilus assembly protein TadG-related protein, which translates into the protein MPSEYPHKIGRLVLRDVHLDRIGIRRIRPDVLQRIRHRHPGQTFLLISIAIAMLVGIAAVAVDVGNLWTTRRLMQSAADAGAVAGADEIAIGGGSSQITTAAKDASSHNGFADGGTRPGTSNTVAVHNPPKGRNVNASFHRVPPAL
- a CDS encoding TadE/TadG family type IV pilus assembly protein gives rise to the protein MTRWRKFSTGQGATELALALPLVVVLLFVVCQFARVFYVAMGVASAARAGVQYGAQSYVKAIDTTGMNTAATSDGKNIPGLTASSTHFCMCDGNQCSPMQSTPCVVSCSAPPSTCTEPKVFVKVTTSATFQTGISWGLPSTIPLSSIAVLQAQKGTS
- a CDS encoding TadE/TadG family type IV pilus assembly protein → MKSRARIDPRGRLRGWLRGQTYAEFMMVVLPTISLIFGIFSFAMIIYTYSFLSNAARDAVRYAIVHGSKSSSPATGDTIQTYVRNEAKGINPSAISVTSCWNPQAPPNQCPGATGNNSPGKVVSVSVSYSYHPFYPFSAVTLPLTSSAQMVIDYWSAADRHRSFAPPHASSLAGAFLFARFSATNLMLEAPLSSVREARDRGDRALDSSRR